The following coding sequences lie in one Xylocopa sonorina isolate GNS202 chromosome 15, iyXylSono1_principal, whole genome shotgun sequence genomic window:
- the LOC143430680 gene encoding uncharacterized protein LOC143430680 — protein sequence MNRNGRCYLLLMLLVLPLSDYRVNSDGDTRLSRRRRYVVFPEGSSFSVALCITMNTLSSDDIFTEGVNWGISYDLPNESKPALEPFLQLRHDQVKPPSKHTGYTGQKNAAKYPGWTTNGKYYLKPGKRKYYKPDYYYLQRRHRRELYSKLENIMNAMNFDGRTCVLRALCEASQRLMPKGNTLVEEMMRISFSFPLKRLFSHEPKEHHAYSRAHQAGSEGHDCAAMFAGCTFSLIDMALGKYDAPASRQPQLPPGYANMIGAYDGLTRYNMK from the exons ATGAATCGAAACGGACGCTGTTATCTTCTTCTAATGCTCCTCGTCCTCCCCCTAAGTGATTATCGAGTCAATTCAGACGGCGACACCCGTTTGTCGAGGAGGAGGCGCTACGTCGTTTTCCCGGAAGGCTCGAGTTTCTCC GTAGCGCTTTGCATCACGATGAACACCCTCTCCTCGGACGACATTTTTACGGAGGGCGTCAACTGGGGCATCTCGTACGATTTGCCGAACGAGAGCAAACCGGCGCTCGAGCCGTTCCTCCAGCTGAGACACGACCAGGTCAAACCACCGAGCAAACACACCGGTTACACGGGCCAGAAGAACGCCGCGAAATATCCTGGATGGACCACCAACGGGAAGTACTATCTGAAACCTGGCAAGAGGAAGTATTACAAGCCGGATTATTATTACCTGCAACGAAGACATCGCAGGGAATTGTACAGCAAACTGGAGAACATCATGAACGC GATGAACTTCGATGGGAGAACGTGCGTGCTTCGAGCGCTCTGCGAGGCCTCCCAGCGGCTGATGCCAAAAGGAAACACTCTCGTCGAGGAGATGATGAGGATATCATTCTC CTTCCCTTTGAAGCGGTTGTTCAGCCACGAGCCGAAAGAGCATCACGCGTACAGCAGGGCTCACCAGGCTGGCAGCGAGGGCCACGACTGCGCCGCCATGTTCGCCGGATGCACCTTCTCGCTGATCGACATGGCCCTCGGGAAATACGACGCCCCAGCGTCGCGGCAGCCGCAACTTCCGCCAGGCTACGCCAACATGATAGGCGCTTACGATGGTCTGACCAGGTACAACATGAAATAA